A genomic window from Chitinophaga pollutisoli includes:
- the trxB gene encoding thioredoxin-disulfide reductase produces MENNTNQEHAHVLIIGSGPAGYTAAIYAARANLKPVLYQGIQPGGQLTITTEVENYPGYPEGIQGPEMMVDFEKQAARMGADIRYGMATSVDFSSHPFKVVIDEEKTLTADAIIIATGASAKWLGLPSEQRLNGSGVSACAVCDGFFFRGKEAAIVGAGDTAAEEALYLSKICSNVHMLVRRDEMRASKVMQDRVLKTSNIMVYWNTETLEVTGEKKVDGVRILNTKTNEEKQIPIDAFFVAIGHQPNSGIFAGQLEMDEQGYIKTTPGTTKTSIEGVFACGDVQDKNYRQAVTAAGSGCMAALDAERYLSAKGH; encoded by the coding sequence ATGGAAAACAACACTAACCAGGAACATGCACATGTTCTGATCATCGGCTCCGGCCCCGCAGGGTACACCGCAGCCATCTATGCCGCCAGGGCGAACCTGAAGCCCGTCCTCTACCAGGGCATCCAGCCCGGAGGTCAGCTCACCATCACCACCGAAGTGGAGAACTATCCCGGCTACCCCGAAGGTATCCAGGGCCCCGAAATGATGGTGGACTTCGAAAAGCAAGCCGCCCGCATGGGTGCGGATATCCGCTATGGCATGGCCACTTCCGTGGATTTCTCTTCGCATCCCTTTAAAGTCGTAATCGACGAGGAAAAGACACTTACCGCAGACGCGATCATTATAGCCACCGGCGCCTCCGCCAAATGGCTGGGCCTGCCCTCTGAGCAGCGCCTCAACGGTAGCGGCGTTTCCGCCTGCGCCGTGTGCGACGGATTCTTCTTCCGCGGAAAAGAAGCGGCCATTGTTGGTGCGGGAGACACTGCGGCCGAAGAGGCCCTCTATCTCTCTAAAATCTGCTCCAACGTGCACATGCTCGTTCGCCGGGATGAAATGAGAGCTTCCAAGGTAATGCAGGACCGCGTCCTCAAAACCTCCAACATCATGGTGTACTGGAACACCGAAACCCTTGAGGTAACCGGAGAGAAGAAAGTAGACGGCGTGCGTATCCTCAACACCAAAACCAACGAGGAGAAGCAAATTCCCATCGACGCGTTCTTCGTAGCCATCGGCCACCAGCCCAACTCCGGCATCTTCGCCGGCCAGCTGGAGATGGACGAGCAAGGGTATATCAAAACTACCCCGGGCACCACTAAAACCAGTATAGAAGGCGTTTTTGCCTGCGGCGACGTGCAGGACAAGAACTACCGCCAGGCCGTTACGGCCGCCGGCAGCGGTTGCATGGCCGCACTCGATGCGGAACGCTACCTTTCCGCGAAAGGACATTAA
- a CDS encoding dihydroneopterin aldolase codes for MLTIALERIRFFAHHGFYAEERVIGNHFLLDVLVQLPEPEHPSQLAESVNYEALFSISKEVMEVPQALLEQVVHDISEKVKARFPVIRYSKVTLRKQAPPFGGDLAWSCVALEKQY; via the coding sequence ATGCTGACCATTGCGCTGGAACGTATCCGCTTTTTCGCCCATCACGGGTTTTATGCAGAAGAAAGGGTCATCGGCAACCATTTCCTGCTCGACGTGCTCGTGCAGCTTCCCGAGCCGGAACACCCCTCGCAGCTGGCGGAGTCGGTGAATTACGAGGCGTTGTTTTCCATTTCGAAGGAAGTGATGGAAGTGCCGCAGGCATTGCTGGAACAAGTGGTGCATGATATTTCCGAGAAAGTGAAGGCGCGTTTTCCGGTCATCCGTTATTCGAAAGTGACGCTGCGGAAGCAGGCGCCTCCGTTCGGAGGAGACCTGGCCTGGTCTTGTGTGGCACTGGAGAAACAATACTGA